Within Staphylococcus sp. NRL 16/872, the genomic segment GTAATCTCAATGTTGTTAAGTTCACCTTTGTCTACTTTTAATACGATATTTTCAAAGTTACTGCCTGAACCAGAAGCAAAGATAGCTACTTTAGTCACGCCTCTACCCCCTCTAAATAGATAGGCGTATCTTTATCTGTAATAATTTCACCAATTTCATATGCTGAAATGCCTTCATTATTTAATATTTCAATCGCTTTTTTAGCTTCTTCTTTATCCACAATAACCGTATAACCTATTCCCATATTAAATACGTTATACATTTCTTGAGTTTCAATTTGAGCCTGTTGTTGTAACCATTCAAATACTTTAGGCGTTGGGAATGATTGAGTATCAATCTTCGCTGCTAAGCCTTTAGGTAAGCCACGTGGGATGTTTTCGTAAAAACCGCCACCTGTGATATGATTCATGCCTTTTATTTGGACAGCCTTTTTCAGAGCAAGAATAGGCTTAACATATAACTGTGTGGGCGCTAAGAACGTATCTAGATACGTACGTCCATCGAATTCATCATTTAAATTAATACCTGATTCTTTAATTAATTTACGGACTAAACTATAACCGTTTGAATGAATACCGTTTGAGGCAAGACCAATGATAGCTTGACCTTCTTGAATCGCTGAGCCATCAATGTAGTCTTCTTTCTCAACTGCACCTACCGCAAAACCTGCAAGATCATATTCACCCTCATGGTACATTTCGCCCATTTCTGCAGTTTCACCACCGATTAAAGCGGTATTAGTTTCTTCACAACCGTCACTTACGCCTTTAACGATTTGTTCAATCACTTCTGGCACCACTTTATTTGTAGCAATATAATCTAAGAAATAAAGTGGTTCAGCACCTGTAGTTAAAATGTCATTCACGCACATTGCTACGGCATCGATGCCAATGGTATCGTGTTTGTCATTATCAATTGCTAGCTTTAATTTAGTGCCTACACCATCCGTGCCAGAGACGAGAACGGGTGCTTTCATATTTAATTGTGATAAGTCGAATGTTGCACCAAATCCTCCTAGACCGCCAAACACTTCTTTACGCATCGTACGTTGGACGTGACTCGACATTCTTTCAACTGCTTCATAACCTGCGTGAATATCAACACCTGATTGTTCATAAGCTTTAGACATGGATATTACCCTCTCTATCAAAGTAGTGTTTATGATTGTTAATATAATCCTTTTGACGTTGACTCAAGTTTTTATAATAATTCTCTTCGTAATCGAAAAGACCTGCCGGATAGTCGCCCGTGAAGCTTTCTACACATAAGCCGTGATATGGCGCATCGTAATCTAAACCAATCGATTCAATTAACCCCTCAACGCTTAAATATGCTAATGAATCTGCGCCAATATATTCACAAATTTCTTCTGGTGATTTACTAGCTGAAATCAATTCAGCCGTTGTTGAGACATCAATACCATAGAAACTTGGGAACATAAATTCTGGAGAGGCTATACGTACGTGAACTTCTTTTGCACCTGAATCTTTCAACATTCTCACAATGCGTTTACTTGTCGTTCCTCGCACAATAGAATCATCAACCAAGACAATACTTTTTCCTTCAACAATATCTTTAACAGCAGATAATTTTACGCGAACACCTTGCTCTCTTAATTCTTGAGTGGGTTGAATAAATGTACGTGCCACATATTGGTTTTTTACTAAGCCCATTTCATATGGCAAGTTGCTTTCTTCAGCATACCCACTTGCGGCTGATAGTGATGAATTAGGTACACCAATGACCATATCAGCATTAGCTGGACTTTCTTGAGCTAATTTTTTACCAGACGCTTTACGTACAGCGTGAACATTTTTCCCAGCAATCGTAGAATCCGGACGTGCAAAGTAGATGTATTCCATCGCTGAAATTGCAGTATTCGTATGACTTGTATAAGATTTTACTTCAATACCATCTTTGTTAATTACGACGTATTCACCGGCGTGAATATCTTGAACAAATTCAGCACCTAATACATCAATCGCACATGTTTCACTTGCTAAAATATATGTTCCATCTTGCATTTTACCGACTACAAGCGGACGGATGGCATTAGGATCAACTGCCCCATATAGTGCGTCTTTAGTTAAAATCGCAAAAGTGAAACCACCTTTAATTTGACGTAAACTTTCTTTTAAAGCTTCTTCAAAAGTTGGTGCTTTACTACGACGAATTAAATGCATGATCACTTCAGTATCAGATGATGAATGGAAAATAGCCCCATGTTTTTCTAAATACTGACGAAGCGCTTGCGCGTTAATTAAGTTACCATTGTGACAAATCGCTACGCTCATATCGTAGAAGTGGTAAAGGAATGGCTGAATATTTTCAATACCTTTATTACCAGAAGTAGCATAGCGCACATGACCAATAGCGTTATGTCCTTCTTTAAGATTCTTCATTTGAGGCGCTTTAATCGCTTCAGTTAATAAACCTAAACCACGTTCGCCTTTTAATGTTTCACCATCTGAAACAACAATACCTGCACCTTCTTGACCACGATGTTGTAAACTATGAAGTCCCATATAAGTTAATTGGGCTGCTTCAGAATGATTCCATATTCCGAATACTCCACACTCTTCGTTTAATCCACTGTAGTTAAACATTTTTCGATGGCTCCTTCCCAATTTTCTTTGATATCTGAGACTTTTTCTACAATAGTAGTTTGAGCATTTGAAACATTAAATTCATCTACATCTGTTAATTCACCGATTTCAACAGCATTGTCGATATCCAGTGTTTGACCTTCTTTTACTGCAATCACGTAGCGACCTTGTGTTTCACTAAATAACTGCGCATCTGTAAGATCTACATGAGCCGATAAACCAAGACTATGATAAGCACTAATACGTGCTAACGTAATTAATAAACCGCCTTTACCAACTGTTTGTACATGAGAAGCGACACCATTTCTAATTGCTGTTTTAACCGCTTCTCCTTTTGCCACTTCATCACTTAAATCGATAGCTTCAAATTCGTGATTAACTTTGCCGTATAATAACTTTTCAATTTGACTGCCGCCGAAATCGTCTTTAGTTTCTCCAACAAGATATAATTTGTGTCCAGCTTTAGGATGGAAGTCGTTTAAATAATCAATATCTTCAATTAGACCTACCATACCTACTACAGGCGTTGGGAAAATAGATGTACCACGTGTTTCGTTATATAATGAAACGTTACCAGAAACGACAGGTGTTTTTAGCACTTCACATGCTTCTGCCATCCCTTTAGTAGAATCAATTAATTGTTGGTAGATTTCTTTCTTTTCAGGTGAACCATAGTTTAAGCAATCTGTTATAGCTAATGGTGTTGCCCCAACAGCGATTAAGTTACGATATGCTTCTGCTACAACCATTTTTCCACCTTCATAAGGTTGGTTAAAGACATATCTTGCTTCACCATCAATTGTAGAAGCAACAGCTTTATTTGTGCCTTCTACACGTACAACTGAAGATTGTAAGCCTGGTTTAATAATTGTATTCGCACCAACTTGTTGATCATATTGTTCGTATAGATAATGTTTTGAAGCGATTGTTGGGTGCGTTAATAGTTTTTCAAATACATCTTGAGCATCGATAGCACTATAATCATTTTTAGATGTATTATATTCTTTTTCTTCACCTTCTAAAATGTAAACAGGCGCTTCATCAGCTAACGATTGAACCGGAATATCTGCATAGACCTCATCTTCGTATTTAAGAACGAAGCGGTCAGTGTTTGTTACTTCACCAATGATTGCGCTATCAAGTTCATGTTTATCGAATAAGTCTAGGAATTTTTGTTCTGTGCCTTTTTCAACTACTAATAACATTCTCTCTTGCGTTTCTGAAAGCATCATTTCATACGGTGAAATACCAGGTTCGCGAGTTGGCACTTTATCCAAGTGTAATTCCAAACCGCTTCCGCCTTTCGCTGCCATTTCAGATGAAGAAGACGTTAAACCAGCAGCACCCATATCTTGAATACCGACTAATTCGTCAAATGTAATAGCTTCTAATGTCGCTTCCATTAACTTTTTACCAACAAATGGATCACCAATTTGGACTGATGGACGTTTACTTTCACTTTCTTCAGTTAACTCTTCTGATGCAAAAGTAGCCCCGTGAATACCGTCACGTCCTGTTTTCAAACCTACATAAATGACTGAGTTACCTTCACCTTTAGCAGTCCCTTTTTGAACCATGTCGTGGTCAATGACACCTACACACATAGCGTTAACTAATGGGTTACCATCGTAACGATCGTCAAACTCAATTTCACCAGCAGTTGTTGGAATACCAATACAATTACCATAACCACCGATACCACGAACCACACCTTTAAGTAAGCGTTGATTTTGTTTTACTGATAGTTCACCAAAACGTAAGCTATTTAATAAATTAATTGGTCTAGCGCCGATAGAAACGATGTCTCTAATAATACCGCCTACACCAGTTGCTGCGCCTTGATACGGTTCAATTGCAGAAGGATGGTTATGAGATTCTACTTTAAATACAACAGCTTGATTATCACCAATATCAACTACCCCAGCGCCTTCACCTGGTCCCATTAATACATGTTCACCAGTTGTTGGGAATTGCTTTAAGAATGGCTTAGAGTGTTTGTAAGAACAATGTTCACTCCACATTACAGAGAAGATACCGACTTCAGTAAAGTTAGGTTCTCTGCCCAAAATTTCACACACTTTATCATATTCTGCATCACTTAAACCCATGTCTTGATAGACTTTTTCAAGTTTAATTTCTTCAATACTTGGTTCGATAAACTTAGACATTTTGTTCCCTCCAACTATTAACCATTGCTTCGAATAATTTCACACCGCTATCAGTGCCAAGAATTGTTTCAAGTGCTCGTTCTGGATGTGGCATCATTCCACATACATTACCTCGCTTATTAACAATACCCGCAATATGCTCATGAGAGCCGTTTGGATTATCTTCATAAGTTAAGATAATTTGATTATTTTCAACTAATTCTTCATACATTTCATCTGTACAATAATAATGACCTTCACCATGTGCTACTGGATAAACTACAATTTCATTTTCACCATAAAGATTAGTGAATGAAGTTTGATTATTAGCAATTTTCAGTTTTTCATTTCTGCTAATAAATAAATGAGAATCATTATGTAGTAATGCGCCAGGTAATAGACCTATTTCCGTTAAAATTTGGAATCCATTGCAAACACCTAATACAGGTTTACCTTCTTCAGCGAAACGTTTCACTTCATCAATAATCGGCGCTACGCTTGCCATTGCACCTGAACGAAGATAGTCACCGAAAGAGAAACCACCTGGAATGAGTACCCCATCAAAACCTTCTAATGATGTTTCTCGATAGTCAACATATTCTGCTTCAGCGCCTGACTTAATTGCTGCATTGTACATGTCTCTATCACAATTTGAACCTGGAAATACGAGAACTGCAAACTTCATCTTATGCATTCTCCTTTTCATCTACAATTTTGTAGCTATATTCTTCAATAACTGTATTCGCAAATAATTTTTCACTTAACGTTGTGATAATATTATCCACCGCTTCATCTGTAGCTTCATCAACAGTCATATATAATACTTTACCTACACGAATGTCATTTACTTGTTTATACCCTAAATCATGTACTGCTCGATTTAAGGCTTGTCCTTGCGTATCTAATACCTGTGGTTGTAGTGTGATGTGAAGTTCAATCGTTTTCATTATTTAAGTTCCTCCAATTTATTTAAAAATGTTTGGTATGTGTCAATAAGTGAACCAGTGTCATTTCTGTAAACGTCTTTATCAAAGTTAGTATCTGAATCTTTATCCCAAATACGGCAAGTATCAGGAGAAATTTCATCAGCTAATAAAATCTTGCCATCTTGTGTTCTGCCAAATTCAACTTTAAAATCTACCAAACGTAAATTCATTTCATCCATCAGTTGAATTAGCACACGATTGATATCTTTTGCCATCGTTTTTAATGTTTCTATTTCTTCATCATTAGCAATATTAAGAAGTTTAACGTGATCATCTGTAATAAGTGGATCATTTAAATCATCATTTTTGTAAAAAAATTCTACCAATGGTGCTTCAAATTGATGCCCCTTTTCAAAACCTAAACGTTTTGTAATAGAACCAGTTGCGATATTACGAACCACTACTTCTAGTGGAATAATTTTGACTTCTTTGACTAATTGTTCTGTCTCGGATAGTTGTTTAATAAAATGACTCTTAATTCCTTTTTGATTTAAATAATCAAAGATAATTGAAGTAATTTTATTATTTAAACGCCCTTTACCTTCCATAGTGTCTTTTTTCGCGCCATTTCCAGCTGTAACTTCGTCTTTATATTCCACTCTTAATTGATGCGGTGTGTCAGTAGAAAAAATTCTTTTTGCTTTACCTTCATATAATAGAGACATGAATTATTCTCTCCCTTCAAATTCCTTGAGCATTTTAGCTTCTGTATCATCAATATCATCAGTCAAAATAGTCATATGGCCCATTTTACGGTCAGGTTTACGTTCAGATTTGCCATAAATATGAATATGCCATTCAGGATGGTCACTAAATTTATCCTCTAGCAAGTCTAAATCGCGACCTAGCAAATTCATCATGACGGCAGGTTTCAATATTTCAACTGAGTTTGGAAGTGTTTGTCCTGTAACTGCTAAGATATGTGTATCAAATTGTGAATAATCACAAGCTTCGATTGAATAATGTCCGGAATTATGAGGACGTGGTGCAATTTCATTTACAAATAAGTGATTATCTTTATCTATAAAGAATTCAACCGTAAATGTTCCAACGAAATGTATTGCTTCAATAATTTTATTTACTTCATCTCTTGCTTCTTGTTCTTTATCGCTTCTCGCTGGCACGATAGTTTTAAATAGTATTTGATTGCGGTGTTCGTTTTCTTGTAATGGGAAATAAGTGATTTGCTTTTGATTACCAATGGTTACTGTTAAAGAAACTTCAAGTGCTAAATCTAAATATTGTTCCGCTACACATTCTTGATTAGAAATAAGTGCTTTAGCTTCTTCAATATTTGTTTCATCTTTAACTAGTATTTGTCCTTTACCATCATAACCACCAAAGCGTGTTTTCAGAATGAAAGGATAGCCTAATTCATTTATAGCCGTTTGGAGGTCATCATTACTTTGAACAGACAAGAATGGAACAATTTTAGAACCAGCTTGCTCTAATGTTTGTTTTTCAGTTAATCTGTCTTGTAATAATTGAATGGCTTGATAACCTTGAGGAATATTAAATTGTTTAGTTAGGTGTTGAAGTTGGTCGGCCGAAATATTTTCAAATTCATAAGTAATCACGTCAGTTTTTCGACCTAACTCTTGTAATGCTTGTTCATCATCATAAGCGGCATTAATAAATTCATGCGCCACTGGTCTACATGGACTATCGGCATTAGGATCTAAACATACGACTTTAAATCCCATCTTTTGAGCAGATTGTGCCATCATTTTGCCCAGCTGTCCTCCGCCGATAATACCAATCGTGTCACCAAACTTTAATTTATTGAAGTTCATTTTGCATCTCACCTACTTTATCTACAAGTGATTGTTCATAATTTTCTAAATTTTTACGAACACTTTCATTACCAATACTTAAAATTCTCGCCGCTAAAATTCCGGCATTCTTTGCACCAGCTGTACCAATGGCTGTAGTTGCAACAGGAATACCACCAGGCATTTGTACTATTGATAATAATGAATCTAAACCTTTTAAACTTTTAGACTCGATAGGAACTCCAATAACCGGTAATGTCGTCATCGATGCTACCATCCCAGGTAAATGTGCTGCTCCGCCTGCACCAGCGATGATAATGTCATAACCATCTGTTCTCGCTTGACTTGCAAAATCGAACATTAACTTTGGCGTACGATGTGCAGATACTACTTTTTTATCGTACGGAATTTCAAATTTCTCTAACATTGCGCAACTTTCTTGCATAATCTTCCAGTCTGAGGAACTACCCATAATGACTGCTACTTTCACTTTGTACACCCTTTCAAAAGTTTGAAATTTAGATACGATTAGTTGTATATTACAGATATAGCATAACAATCATTACATGCTTTTTCAATTAAAAATCGAACTTTATCGATAATTTTTAATTTAATTTACGTCTTTTGCCAAAAATTTGACGTAACTAGAGCTTGAAAGTTAAGCTATAATTATGAGTTAAACAAACAAGGAGGAATTTTTTGTGGTTGCAAAAATTTTAGATGGGAAACAAATTTCTAAGGACTACAGACAGGGATTACAAGATCAAGTAGAAGCTTTAAAAGAAAAAGGCTATACTCCTAAATTATCTGTTATCTTAGTGGGAAACGATGGCGCTAGTCAAAGTTACGTTAATTCTAAAAAGAAAGCTGCTGAAAAAATTGGCATGATTTCTGAAATTGTTCATTTAGACGAAGATACTTCAGAGGAAGATGTATTAAAAGAATTAGATCGTTTAAACAATGATGATTCAGTAAGTGGTATCTTAGTTCAAGTTCCACTTCCTAAACAAGTAAGTGAACAAAAAATCTTAGAATCAATTAATCCTGATAAAGACGTTGATGGCTTCCATCCTTCAAATATCGGTAAACTATACATTGACGAGCAAACATTTGTACCTTGTACACCTCTAGGTATTATGGAAATCTTAAAACATGCTGATATCGATTTAGAAGGTAAAAATGCCGTTGTTATTGGTCGTAGCCACATTGTTGGTCAACCAGTTTCTAAATTATTATTACAAGCTAATGCGACTGTAACTATTTTACATTCACGTACTAAAGATATGCAAAGTCATTTAAAAGATGCTGATGTTATCGTAAGTGCAGTTGGTAAACCTGGTCTTGTAACTAAAGATGACGTCAAAGAAGGCGCTATTATTGTCGATGTAGGTAATACACCAGATGAAAACGGTAAATTAAAAGGTGACGTTGAATTTGACGAAGTTAAAGAAGTAGCTGGCGCAATTACTCCTGTTCCAGGTGGCGTTGGTCCTTTAACAATCACTATGGTACTAAACAATACTTTATTAGCTGAAAAAATGCGTCGTGGCATTGAATAATTCTATCGATTGTAAATGTAATTGATTATTAAAAAAAGGGATCATAAGCGAATTTGTATCGCTTATGATCCCTTTAATATTTGGTTTAGTTATTAAACAGCCACACTTAATTTAGGTACAAATGTTTCGAAGTGGATACGGCTTTGGTCAATATTCATTTCTTTCAATAATTCAATAACTGATTGAAGAAATTGAGTGCCACCACATACGTATACTTCTGTTTCGCTACTAATAAATTTATCTAAATATTCTTTAGTTAAATATCCATTTGACGCTCTGTCATATAATTCATAATTAACTGTTTCTGCTTTTTCACTAATATCTTTTAATAGTGAAGTAAACGGTGTATCATTTACATCTCCAGTCACTTGAATGAATTGAGCCTGGCTACCTTTATCAGCGACTTCTCTAAACATTGAAACTAATGGTGTAACACCAATTCCAGCTCCAATAAATAATTGTGGATGTTCAGTATTTTCTACCATGAAAGGTCCAACTGGCGCTGATAAATTAATGTCATCGCCCTCTTTTAATTCATCATGTAATATTGTTGATACTTCACCTTCATGATCTGTAGTAACATCTCTCTTAACTGCAAATGTTAAATGTGTTTTGTCTCCACCAACGATAGAATAATGACGTTTTGCACGATAAGGCATTTTGCTACTACTTACATCTACTGTAATGTAGTTACCAGGGATAAATCGACTTAAATCATATTCATCTGAAGTTACTGTAAATGCTTTAATATTTGATGATAGTTGTTCTATTTTTTCAATTTTGAATGGTTTAAATCCATCCCATAACATTTTACTGTAAATATCTTTTTCAACTTGAATAAATACATCAGCGATTTCTTGATATGCTTTTTTCCAAGTTTGAATAATCGGATCCTCATCATCAAGGCCTACGACTGCTTTGATTGCTTCGATTAAGTTCTCTCCTACGATATCGTAGCCTGCAGGTGGAACTTGTAAAGCACAATGTTTATAAGCGATTTCTTTAACAACCGGCAAAATATTAGCTAGATTTTCAATATTAACTGCCGCTGCCAACACACTTTGAGCTAACGCAGTTGATTGGAAACCCTTCTGCTGGTTAGTTTGGTTAAACATATTTTTTAATTCAGGATGTTGATTAAACATTCTTTTATAAAAATACGATGTTATTTCAGTACCTTTTTCTTGTAAGACAGGCACTGTTTCTTTGATAATTGCTTTTTCCTGTTCATTTAACACTAAAATCACTCCCGTAATATTTAAATTGTACTAATTACAAATTTATTGTAATACATTTTAAAAAGTTAAAGCTAATAAAAGTTAGTATTTTCACAAAATGTTCAATTTACATAAACTTAATATATATTTTTCTTTATATTATTTTAATTTTAGAAGTTATACGCTATATTAAGACTATAGTATGATGTATAATGTCAGAAAATAAAGTATAGTTTAAATAAACAAAACAACGATTTATTATTTCGGAGGTTAACGTAATGAATAAACTAATACAGTCACTTTCAGCGCTCGGAGTCTCCGCAACTCTTGTTACCCCAAATTTAAGTGCCGAAGCAACGTCTAATCATGCCCCTGAACTTAAAGGTGTCAATGATATCGTGATTGCAAAAGGTCAAAATTATAATTTGTTAAATGGAATTAGTGCTTTCGACAAAGAAGATGGTGATTTAACTCATAAAATTACAGTTGATGGTCATGTGGATACATCAAAAGTCGGAAAGTATAAAGTACAGTATCATGTCATCGATTCAGATGGAGCTAAAGAGACATCTACTAGATACATAGAAGTCAAATAAATGTCATATTTATAAAATTCAGATGAGATATAATTCTCATCTTTTTTTATGCTCAAATCCCTTGAAAACGTTGAAAATGATAACGTTTCTCAACTACAACAACTTTAGACTTAATTTTGTCATTTTTCACAGAATAGACACATAAATTTAACAAATCTTATATTCCCCGTCATTTCTATTCTCATTAGTTTTTTACTATTTATAAATATAATTTTTTTTCTATAAGTACTTGTAAATATTGCGTAATAAACTAATATTAATGATAAGCCCTACATTTGTAGTATTAGGAGGTCAAAAAAGTGTCAAAATTTAAGTCTTTGCTTCTAATGTTTGGGACGCTTGTTTTACTTAGCGGGTGTTCGAACATAGAAGTATTTAATGCAAAAGGGCCAGTAGCAAGTAGTCAGAAGTTCTTGATTATCTATTCAATCATCTTCATGCTTGTTATTGTTGCTGTTGTTCTTACTATGTTCGCTGTTTTTATTTTCAAATATAGCTACAATAAAAATAACGAATCTGGTAAGATGCACCACAATTCTTTAATTGAAACAATTTGGTTTGTGGTACCGATCATTATCGTTATCGCTTTAGCTATTCCAACAGTTAAAACGTTATACGATTATGAAAAACCACCTGAAAGTAAAGAAGATCCAGTGGTGGTTTATGCAGTAAGTGCTGGATATAAATGGTTCTTTGCTTATCCAGAACAAAAAATTGAAACAGTTAATACATTAACTATTCCAAAAAATCGTCCAGTAGTATTTAAACTTCAATCTATGGATACGATGACTAGTTTCTGGATTCCACAATTAGGTGGTCAAAAATATGCCATGACTGGCATGACAATGGATTGGACTTTAACAGCCGATCAAACAGGTACTTTCAGAGGACGTAACTCAAACTTCAATGGTGAAGGTTTTGCTCGCCAAACATTTAAAGTTCACTCTGTAGACCAAAAAGATTTCGATGCTTGGGTAAAAGATGCTAAAGGTAAGAAAACAATTAGCCAAGATGAGTTTGATAAACAAATTCTTCCAAGCACACCAAATAAAGAATTAACATTCAATGGTACGCATATGGCATTCGTTGACCCTGCAGCTGATCCAGAGTACATCTTCTATGCTTATAAACGTTATAATTACGTTCAAAAAGATCCAAACTTCGTTGCAGAAGACAAATTATATGAAGATGTTACAGATAAACCTCAGAAACCAGCTCGTAAGGTTCAAATTACAAACGCTAACTATAAGCGTCATGGTATGAAGCCAATGATTTTAGGCAACAATGATCCTTATGATAATGAATTCAAAAAAGAAGAATCTCATAACTCTGAGGAAATGGAAAAAATCAATAAAGGAGCTAAAGACGAAAATGCGTCTAAGCTTCAGCACAAAGACAATGATCATGGAGGTGAACATTAATGAATTTTCCATGGGATCAATTGCTCGTTAAAGGTAACTGGATGATTACAATGGCCCAAATTGGTGCGCCATTCTTAGTTATCGGACTTATCGCAGTAATTACTTATTTCAAATTATGGAAATATCTTTATAATGAATGGTTCACATCCGT encodes:
- the folD gene encoding bifunctional methylenetetrahydrofolate dehydrogenase/methenyltetrahydrofolate cyclohydrolase FolD; protein product: MVAKILDGKQISKDYRQGLQDQVEALKEKGYTPKLSVILVGNDGASQSYVNSKKKAAEKIGMISEIVHLDEDTSEEDVLKELDRLNNDDSVSGILVQVPLPKQVSEQKILESINPDKDVDGFHPSNIGKLYIDEQTFVPCTPLGIMEILKHADIDLEGKNAVVIGRSHIVGQPVSKLLLQANATVTILHSRTKDMQSHLKDADVIVSAVGKPGLVTKDDVKEGAIIVDVGNTPDENGKLKGDVEFDEVKEVAGAITPVPGGVGPLTITMVLNNTLLAEKMRRGIE
- a CDS encoding globin domain-containing protein, which translates into the protein MLNEQEKAIIKETVPVLQEKGTEITSYFYKRMFNQHPELKNMFNQTNQQKGFQSTALAQSVLAAAVNIENLANILPVVKEIAYKHCALQVPPAGYDIVGENLIEAIKAVVGLDDEDPIIQTWKKAYQEIADVFIQVEKDIYSKMLWDGFKPFKIEKIEQLSSNIKAFTVTSDEYDLSRFIPGNYITVDVSSSKMPYRAKRHYSIVGGDKTHLTFAVKRDVTTDHEGEVSTILHDELKEGDDINLSAPVGPFMVENTEHPQLFIGAGIGVTPLVSMFREVADKGSQAQFIQVTGDVNDTPFTSLLKDISEKAETVNYELYDRASNGYLTKEYLDKFISSETEVYVCGGTQFLQSVIELLKEMNIDQSRIHFETFVPKLSVAV
- a CDS encoding DUF5011 domain-containing protein, with the protein product MNKLIQSLSALGVSATLVTPNLSAEATSNHAPELKGVNDIVIAKGQNYNLLNGISAFDKEDGDLTHKITVDGHVDTSKVGKYKVQYHVIDSDGAKETSTRYIEVK
- the qoxA gene encoding cytochrome aa3 quinol oxidase subunit II, which translates into the protein MSKFKSLLLMFGTLVLLSGCSNIEVFNAKGPVASSQKFLIIYSIIFMLVIVAVVLTMFAVFIFKYSYNKNNESGKMHHNSLIETIWFVVPIIIVIALAIPTVKTLYDYEKPPESKEDPVVVYAVSAGYKWFFAYPEQKIETVNTLTIPKNRPVVFKLQSMDTMTSFWIPQLGGQKYAMTGMTMDWTLTADQTGTFRGRNSNFNGEGFARQTFKVHSVDQKDFDAWVKDAKGKKTISQDEFDKQILPSTPNKELTFNGTHMAFVDPAADPEYIFYAYKRYNYVQKDPNFVAEDKLYEDVTDKPQKPARKVQITNANYKRHGMKPMILGNNDPYDNEFKKEESHNSEEMEKINKGAKDENASKLQHKDNDHGGEH